Proteins encoded in a region of the Marinococcus sp. PL1-022 genome:
- a CDS encoding sensor histidine kinase: MNRRQRIFMYTIQFIAIIAAGLFVYMESPDERWLAAGLCWVFGIIQMIRLMLLSIPLARFSSVMVICLQFLIAWVVQAIAGGFVPQTLFFVLIAELGYRAPRRFSFPFMLLCFAGFASASAVHEGAITASALLFVLPRSIEYVLFWGFSYLAKRSNEQRNELQRAYDRLRLYHREMEDRSIMQERLKLSRDIHDSAGHYLTTSMMALETAKRLLEKGEVEKARTQLQTSKHQVQETMKEIRKTAHSMAHTVGFIDLPAALEGLLVSTRDTSDVRIEWEFDEPLPLLRSEQEMLLYRMLQEGLTNGLRHGGCTYFSYTLSAKVPGQLIARLEDNGRTAAKKVSYGFGLRGLSARAEELGGLLRFEAIAGDRNGMALELRLPVKDQSPYTPS; the protein is encoded by the coding sequence ATGAACCGCCGCCAGCGAATCTTCATGTATACGATCCAATTCATAGCCATCATCGCAGCCGGACTGTTCGTATACATGGAGTCGCCGGACGAGCGGTGGCTTGCCGCAGGCCTTTGCTGGGTATTTGGTATTATTCAGATGATCCGGCTCATGCTTTTATCCATACCACTTGCCCGCTTTTCCTCGGTGATGGTTATCTGCCTCCAGTTCCTCATTGCCTGGGTGGTTCAGGCCATTGCCGGCGGGTTTGTGCCCCAGACACTATTTTTCGTTCTGATTGCCGAGCTCGGGTACCGGGCGCCTCGGCGCTTCAGCTTTCCGTTCATGCTTCTCTGCTTTGCGGGATTTGCGAGCGCTTCGGCGGTTCACGAAGGGGCTATAACTGCTTCGGCACTCCTCTTTGTGCTTCCGCGTTCCATTGAATATGTACTGTTCTGGGGGTTCAGCTATCTGGCCAAGCGCTCCAACGAACAGCGCAATGAGCTGCAGCGGGCCTACGACCGGCTCCGGCTGTATCACCGGGAGATGGAGGATAGATCCATTATGCAGGAGCGGCTGAAGCTCTCCCGGGACATTCATGACAGCGCCGGTCATTATTTAACCACCTCCATGATGGCGCTTGAAACAGCCAAACGGCTGCTCGAAAAAGGCGAGGTTGAAAAAGCCCGCACCCAGCTGCAGACGTCCAAGCATCAGGTGCAGGAGACCATGAAGGAAATCCGGAAAACGGCGCATTCCATGGCGCACACCGTTGGCTTCATCGATCTTCCGGCTGCGCTGGAGGGTCTTCTCGTCTCCACCCGCGACACCTCGGACGTAAGGATCGAGTGGGAATTTGATGAGCCGCTGCCCCTTTTGCGTTCGGAGCAGGAGATGCTTTTGTACCGGATGCTCCAGGAGGGGCTCACTAACGGCCTCCGCCACGGCGGATGCACGTATTTTTCCTATACATTGTCCGCGAAGGTGCCCGGCCAGCTGATTGCCCGGCTCGAAGACAACGGGCGCACAGCCGCGAAAAAAGTCAGCTACGGCTTCGGTCTTCGCGGGCTGTCCGCCCGGGCCGAAGAGCTCGGCGGCCTGCTTCGTTTCGAAGCAATTGCCGGCGACAGAAACGGCATGGCGCTTGAACTGCGCCTGCCGGTGAAGGACCAGAGCCCTTACACCCCGTCATAA
- a CDS encoding response regulator transcription factor, producing METVRIGIVDDHAIVRDGLAMIMELEEDLEVVGIARNGAEAEMMLTNELPDVVMLDVYLEGNNGIEWLPDFQLTSPQTKFIMLSSYVDAENVIQALANGAKGFLLKDWESDELVRCVRQVARGQMVLPTSVSETLSDQLAARNRKDGAPDFQETEDTTGLSLQDRRIMDLLLAGYSNQEIADTLFLTLGTVKNYLTAIYRKIGVHNRREAIAYFQRRHKETGS from the coding sequence ATGGAAACCGTTCGGATAGGGATTGTCGATGATCATGCCATTGTCCGGGACGGACTGGCGATGATCATGGAGCTTGAAGAGGATCTGGAAGTGGTAGGCATTGCGCGAAACGGGGCGGAAGCAGAAATGATGCTTACGAATGAGCTTCCGGACGTGGTGATGCTTGATGTGTACTTAGAGGGCAATAACGGTATTGAATGGCTGCCGGACTTTCAGCTGACATCGCCGCAGACGAAGTTTATTATGCTCAGCTCCTACGTGGACGCGGAAAATGTCATTCAGGCGCTTGCCAACGGCGCGAAGGGGTTTCTTCTGAAGGACTGGGAAAGCGATGAGCTCGTCCGCTGCGTGCGCCAGGTGGCCCGCGGCCAGATGGTGCTTCCGACATCTGTCTCGGAGACGCTGAGCGACCAGCTCGCCGCCCGCAACCGCAAGGACGGCGCCCCGGATTTTCAGGAAACCGAGGACACCACCGGTCTTTCCCTGCAGGACCGGCGGATTATGGATCTGCTGCTCGCAGGCTACTCCAACCAGGAGATTGCGGATACGCTGTTTTTAACACTCGGCACCGTTAAAAATTACCTGACCGCCATCTACCGAAAAATTGGCGTCCACAACCGCCGCGAAGCGATTGCCTATTTCCAGCGGCGGCACAAAGAAACCGGCTCCTAG